In a genomic window of Helianthus annuus cultivar XRQ/B chromosome 10, HanXRQr2.0-SUNRISE, whole genome shotgun sequence:
- the LOC110881085 gene encoding uncharacterized protein LOC110881085 produces MARYGFTVKSKVTDACINGQWVWPEDWRNVFPSLFQLQPLMLSDMQDRVLWMKSDGKLVPFSSKEVWNVVRIRDEPKPWAKVVWSSFNIPKHSFMCCLIFKNKLWTQDRIMRWNHTVTGSMNLMCCLLCYSGLETHDHLFFECPYSKSVWHKVRKKVNMESVTESWGDISNWLISRAKSKSAMSVASRLVVAAAAYAIWSECNSKFFSNRLRPLEQVVDLIISTVRAKLITFKYKQTSNVKSFLEEWKMDKEDFLDED; encoded by the coding sequence ATGGCCAGGTATGGATTTACAGTTAAATCTAAAGTAACGGATGCGTGTATTAATGGCCAATGGGTTTGGCCGGAGGATTGGAGGAATGTGTTTCCGTCATTATTCCAACTTCAGCCTCTTATGTTGTCTGACATGCAAGATAGAGTTTTATGGATGAAGTCTGATGGGAAGCTGGTGCCGTTCTCATCAAAGGAAGTATGGAATGTTGTTCGGATACGTGATGAGCCAAAACCTTGGGCGAAAGTGGTGTGGTCGTCGTTCAATATTCCGAAACATTCTTTTATGTGTTGTCTTATCTTCAAGAATAAACTTTGGACTCAAGATCGGATTATGAGATGGAATCACACCGTTACGGGCTCTATGAATCTTATGTGCTGCTTGTTATGCTACTCGGGACTAGAGACGCATGATCATTTGTTCTTTGAATGCCCATACTCGAAATCGGTTTGGCATAAAGTTCGAAAGAAGGTAAACATGGAATCTGTTACAGAATCATGGGGGGATATCTCGAATTGGCTGATTTCTAGAGCTAAGTCGAAGTCAGCTATGTCGGTTGCTAGTAGATTAGTGGTTGCGGCTGCAGCTTATGCCATTTGGAGTGAATGTAACTCGAAATTCTTTAGTAACCGGTTGCGACCTCTAGAACAGGTGGTGGATCTCATTATCAGCACGGTCCGAGCAAAGTTAATCACTTTCAAGTACAAGCAAACGTCAAATGTCAAGAGCTTTTTGGAAGAGTGGAAGATGGATAAGGAAGATTTCTTGGATGAAGATTGA
- the LOC110884530 gene encoding heat shock cognate 70 kDa protein, translating into MESRRTEAPAIGIDLGTTYSCVAVWKHGRVEIIPNEQGNRTTPSTVAFTDVERLIGEGAKNQVAMNPANTIFDAKRLIGRRFSDPKVQDDMKLWPFKVKNGSGDKPKIVVSYKGQKKKFLAEEVSSMILGKMKETAEAYLGKVVKDAVITVPAYFDDSQRQATKDAGTIAGLNVLHIINEPTAAAIAYGLANKPNISQKMNVLVFDLGGGTLDVSILAITKEGTFDVKVVGGDTHLGGEDFDNCMVDYCVREFKRKWKKDLTKNPKALGRLRVACENAKRILSSTTQTSIDLDYLHEGTDFSMKFTRAKFEEMNMDSFDKCIKIVENCLNDAKIEKSSVAEIVLVGGSTRIPKVQQMLRELFDGKELCKSVNPDEAVAYGAAVLAAKLSGIKDNNLQSLLLLDVTPLSLGVETTGNEMNVLIPRNTTIPTKAEKIFYTNEDNQYCVKIKVYQGERARSTDNHLLGEFKISGIPAAPKGVAQIKESLEIDANGILTVTAEILSTGKKDKLVISNKNGRLSKEEIDKMVKDGEKYRLQDQEYKKRMDAYNALEVFLYHMKNRIKEYTIKKSVQPKRLKKMENAIADTTKWLEKNQVAPVEEFGRRKVFLESVFASP; encoded by the exons ATGGAGTCAAGAAGAACAGAAGCACCTGCTATTGGCATCGACCTCGGAACAACGTACTCATGTGTAGCTGTCTGGAAGCATGGTCGAGTTGAAATCATACCCAACGAACAAGGCAACAGAACTACACCTTCTACTGTTGCTTTTACTGATGTAGAACGCCTCATCGGTGAGGGTGCCAAGAACCAAGTGGCTATGAACCCTGCCAACACCATATTTG ATGCTAAGAGGTTGATTGGAAGAAGATTCAGTGACCCAAAAGTTCAAGATGACATGAAGTTGTGGCCTTTTAAGGTCAAAAACGGGTCTGGCGACAAACCAAAGATTGTTGTATCCTACAAAGGTCAAAAGAAGAAATTTTTAGCCGAAGAAGTCTCATCAATGATTCTTGGAAAGATGAAGGAGACTGCTGAGGCGTACCTTGGAAAAGTTGTGAAAGATGCAGTGATAACCGTCCCAGCTTATTTTGACGATTCACAACGTCAAGCAACAAAAGACGCCGGAACCATTGCAGGATTAAACGTCTTACATATTATCAACGAGCCTACAGCAGCTGCAATTGCTTATGGTCTAGCCAATAAGCCTAATATTTCTCAGAAGATGAATGTGCTCGTCTTTGATTTGGGGGGTGGCACTTTAGATGTTTCTATCTTGGCCATTACAAAAGAGGGCACCTTTGATGTGAAAGTTGTTGGCGGTGACACGCATTTGGGAGGTGAGGATTTTGATAACTGTATGGTGGATTACTGTGTTCGGGAATTTAAGAGAAAATGGAAAAAGGACTTGACAAAGAACCCAAAAGCATTGGGGAGGTTGAGAGTTGCTTGTGAGAATGCAAAAAGAATTCTCTCAAGCACTACTCAAACATCAATTGATTTGGATTACTTGCATGAGGGTACTGATTTTTCTATGAAATTCACCCGAGCTAAATTTGAAGAAATGAACATGGATTCATTTGATAAATGCATTAAGATTGTCGAGAATTGTCTAAACGATGCAAAGATTGAGAAATCAAGTGTAGCTGAAATTGTTCTAGTCGGTGGCTCCACTAGGATACCTAAGGTCCAACAAATGTTGCGGGAACTTTTCGACGGGAAGGAGTTATGCAAGAGCGTGAATCCTGATGAGGCTGTGGCATATGGTGCAGCCGTTTTGGCTGCAAAGCTAAGTGGCATCAAAGATAATAACCTTCAAAGTTTGTTGTTGTTGGATGTCACTCCTTTGTCACTTGGTGTGGAGACAACAGGAAACGAAATGAATGTTCTCATCCCACGGAACACTACAATACCTACAAAAGCAGAAAAGATATTTTATACAAACGAAGACAACCAATATTGCGTAAAGATCAAGGTGTATCAAGGAGAAAGAGCCAGATCTACAGATAACCATTTGTTAGGGGAATTCAAAATATCTGGAATACCAGCTGCTCCCAAAGGAGTTGCACAAATTAAAGAATCTTTAGAAATAGATGCCAACGGTATCCTTACTGTCACCGCTGAGATATTGTCCACCGGTAAGAAGGATAAACTTGTAATTAGCAACAAAAATGGGAGACTCTCCAAGGAAGAGATTGACAAGATGGTAAAAGACGGAGAAAAGTATAGACTTCAGGATCAAGAATACAAGAAAAGAATGGATGCATACAATGCATTAGAGGTTTTCTTATATCACATGAAGAATAGGATCAAAGAGTACACTATCAAGAAATCTGTGCAACCTAAGAGGTTGAAGAAAATGGAGAATGCCATTGCTGACACAACCAAATGGCTGGAGAAAAACCAAGTCGCACCTGTTGAAGAGTTTGGGAGAAGAAAGGTATTCCTTGAGTCTGTTTTTGCAAGCCCCTAA